A window of Belonocnema kinseyi isolate 2016_QV_RU_SX_M_011 chromosome 10, B_treatae_v1, whole genome shotgun sequence genomic DNA:
tcccctaagagtttacatttttcttgcacattcttccttattcctttacacacccccacacacttacttggtggtgggaggggaacatacagtttaaggtgggttccgaaccaccgagTGAATCAGCTTTAAGTACTTcgagaaaacatttttctctagaggtaacgGTCCcatgactctccggagatgaacaactcccttgctaggcaaGTGTGCACCGCATGGGCCGtggaggctcttccagagtgcgaggcgggcaTCGAACCCGCAAACTGACGGAGTGGGTCTAAAGCCTACgctttaatcaataaataaattgactAAACCAAAGTTTATACtacaaagtttcaattttgacgcaaaaaaataaaataagactaAACATAGGAGAAAAAGCTGTAATTTCATTGTTtataaagtaaagaaatttaattttgaggttacggCCTTTTCTACaacactttttgattaaaatatttcaaataaaaataaatttaatttaattctagaGATGaccaaaataaatattacattaaagaaatatttttcaaaacagagttGATATATTCATGCTCCAGGCGAACGttcatttgaaattacttttcagATTTATACATTATACCATAAAAGTAATAATGGAagttaaattacaattaaaaaagaagatagtCCGTTTTTCTTTTAAGTGTAGAACTTTAACAACCTAAATTCTTATTGCTAAGTTATGTGCATATCCATGCTTTTGCTAGCATATTTGTTTGCAATATCTTTTTCCTCTGATTAAGcttgattacaaattcttagaCGAAAGAGGAAAAATCGACgcaatattttctcttttaaattgtGGCGCCTCAAAATTGACTGAAGAATAAAATTGAAGTGGCTGAATTGAATCGCAGTAAAAAGAAATCATAGATATTCATTGTaccacatttttatacaaaaatacttGTTGCATTTCCCAGAAAATATCGAAAGTAGCTTTATTGACGTAGAAaagcaaattttctttatattctttgtAGGCTCCGATTTTTGCTACATCGAGATGTGCAAAACTAGTCGAATTCCTGAAACCGACTGATGCAATACAAAAATCACAGATCTTACTGTTTTTCATAATGTTGTTTATAAGATAAACAGCAGTACGATACAAAGCATTCTTAGAAATAGTGCCTAATGAATCAATAGGTAATGGTAATAAACATAAATCCTTTGTGGCATTGGTTGTAGAAGATGGAAAAATGGAGTATGATGATCCAGCCAATTGTGTTTCTTGCAACTGAATTCTGGCTACACTGATTGAATTAGCTGAGGTAGCTTTAACAGGTGCTAGTAATGATGATGCAATTGCCGTTAATGCTTTCTTGGAAGCATTACAGAAGTTtttggaaatagttttttgacttaaggccatgtgatgagtataacagctgatcaagtcaaccctaagatcaatattttttcacgcatatattaaaggatcgtttgtggccttgcaaagagttggtggaagaaaaaagtttatttatgcaaataatgattatcgacggatacatttaggttttacaacagaagtttgacttttaactttctctgacggtaatcatgcaatatgttttacccacagacccctagaagttcgaagttgtctacttgctgcgctagtgctgctgtgacacagctgataccagactgatacgtatgtcagaccaaatatgtttatttgcatttcaagtgccaacattagtttttgcattatttgggcataattttcgtgagcgatttttgttgttttgccccaatttgaaaatataaacctcaaaactagcccattgaaatttcaaattacttgcAGGGTTTAACgccagcacggtcggtatttctccaaaataataattaataaaaaaacttttttcactattctaattatttaggaccagagacacattcttgcatgccttctactTATCGTGCCAAgattttaacacgatatctcattccatgtgtacgtaagttgggaaagaaaacttccactggtattttcttaaaaaaaaaaattttctcaaaatttccagcGGAACAACGCAGAGGCATGTACTtcattacctcctctttcatttcccaaactttcagagcgatacctcatttcgtttagacgtaagttgggaaagaaaaattgaaaaccaggATTGGTCACATGACCCTCTCGTCAGATGGCCTTAATGGTGATAAATCTAAGTTTATTGTTTGAGCTGGAAAATTTGTGTTATTCATagtattatatttctttgacATTTATTTTCCTGCAGGAACTCAGATAGTAGCTTTCGTCGTTATCGTCGATACTTGAATGAATGGGCCTAGAATACTGCGCAATGGAAATTAATCGCAAGTcgtatttaaattgtaaaacactAGGCATAACATGCTTTGGACGAATTACgctaaataagttttcaataatatCCTAGCTAAATCGGAATGTGAGGACAAATTAAAAACCTTTCTTATTTAGCAAATGCTCGCTGAGCTCAATGGCGGACATTGTAAACAGCATGAATCCTTTTTGACGAGGTTTTAAAATCCCTGCCTCGCTAATTCGAATCCTTCCCATAAGATCCGTAATTTCCTTCGGAAAAGTAATTGCTTCCTCGTATTCGTATGAGTTGAATTTGCTGATACCACTTTGTAGATTCCTCGATGCCATCAATCTGTACCACTTTGCACCATTGCCAAAGAACCAGGCAATAGTTTCATACTCACTTTCAGCGCTCACTTGTGGGTTCAAAATTTTGTATGCTTTGTTAACCTACAATATTTGTAGGCAAATTGTAAGCTGCCTGAATATCCTATGGTAAATTAGGCGCAACTGCACATAATTAAAGGAGACGATCAGGATCCCTATGCGGATGaggaatcgatttttttattccaGTGTTTCTGCCAGCAGTGATTCCAAACGCATTCTAGCAGGCAACGTTATTCGGTCCCATATCAGACGTTACACTATGAAATCTTAGCCCTATGGTTTCTGCTTTGTCGATTATCTGTAAAATAATTGGCTTTAATAAAGCCCCGTCAACAGTGGCACCTGTAAAGTCATACCCTACAACTTGTTTCCAGCGTGCAACAGTTCCAGCTACAATATAAACATTGGCATGCTTGACCTCGCCCTACATACCTGCTGGAAGAGTAATGTCACCGACGTATTCTTTAGTCTGTATATTCAACATTTTACCTCCAAGAATTGTAACTTCGTCACTTAATGCAGAGCTTTCTCTGTAAACAGCATTTAGAACATTTGATACTGTATGTTCCAAATTCGAGAACATTTCGTTTGAAATGCCAGGTCTAAATTTTATGTGCTCGATTCGCCTGCTGTGTGCTGCGGGACGGCAAGGGAAATCCTTGTCTAAGCAGTTCACCATAACCTGTATTTCCACACCTGAAATTTAAAGGCAATGCTTTTCTAAGTGTTGCATTAGACCATTCCTTGGGGGTTTGGCTTTCCTTTGGCTCTCTGCTGCATAACTAAATTTCGAatttctgttaaactgatcgtctttatcatcgacgctcttggaggcgccaagctttcacttgctaatagcctaaaaagcatccctgcgtgtcaaaaatatgctagaacacttgcgggaaaaatgcagaaggcggttgtctttgggtcgctccgtgttcttagggtccgcgaggcttttgctggatcgtcgtattgattcctttacagactgtaaccacctatctcacggttgtgagacgtggttatggctaaaattttaccgcgatttcgctggcagcgggtgcaatttttcagattagcacccgttcccggcgaaatcctgcggttgtccttatgacaaatttttaattatatattccagcgaaatcgcggtaaaatttcagccataaccacgtctcacaaccgtgagataggtggttacagtctgtaaaggaatcaatacgacgatccagcaaaNNNNNNNNNNNNNNNNNNNNNNNNNNNNNNNNNNNNNNNNNNNNNNNNNNNNNNNNNNNNNNNNNNNNNNNNNNNNNNNNNNNNNNNNNNNNNNNNNNNNgccgggagcgggtgctaatctgaaaaattgcacccgcttccagcgaaatcgcggtaaaatttcagccataatcacgtctcacaaccgtgagataggtggttagggtctgtaaagaaatcaatacgacgatccagcaaaagcctcgtggaccctaagaacacggagcgacccaaggacaactgccttctgcttttttcccgcaagtgttctagcatattgttgacacgcagggatgttttttaggctattagcaagtgaaagcttggcacctccaagagcgctgatgataaggacgatcagtttaacagaatattccgggtacaatcgttgagactcccttataaggtctcgatacctctctttcttttcattctccttggctacgatttttttgtcagctggtgccgaaaattcgataacgaacatggttcgcttctcgaagtcaagaagaaccatgtcaggccacgagtgagcaacagaaacaattgtcgagaatataaagttccagtatatacggcacttcccattctcgactattgactcaatttccctaggagcatttagaggagctatattaaggtgaatgcccgcgtgtgttggacaactagatagtaagtgagctaaatgctcggggtatgcatggcacgccctgcagctataatcgggaatgtcttggctcaaaatgtggcgacggtatgttaaggtggaaatgacaccgtcttggcatgaaaaaatgaaaccctctgtaccagacttcaatccgggcgatttaaggaaagcaaacgttagctcacaagacattgactgatccttcacatttctgtggaagataccgtgcatcctcttatctaggagctgttcacgaaagtttttctctggtgctttcttaatccggactttcaggagtgagtactccagATGGATTAGAttggatgcattttgctcacccctaatactgaagtcaagtccgagtgtttcagcagcctcctccgctgctttgtacagaaatgctcctttgNNNNNNNNNNNNNNNNNNNNNNNNNNNNNNNNNNNNNNNNNNNNNNNNNNNNNNNNNNNNNNNNNNNNNNNNNNNNNNNNNNNNNNNNNNNNNNNNNNNNACACGTGTTTGTAATATGTTTTTGTAAGTAGGATGCCTATCTCTTTCCAATTTACTTTCTTCATTTAGAGCTTTCTGCAGTCCGATTTTTAAGGCTTTGATTTTTTGTTCCTGCTTCGGAAGTAAATCTATTACATTATCAGCAATGACTCCAACCAAGTAACTCTCTGTCACATTTTCTTCTGCAGTCACATGAATTTTCCTTTGTTGAGTCCTTCGTCGTGTCATCCGGTGGATTTTCATGTGGCTCTTATGATATCTGATTctgttaaatacaaaatatacaattagataatataattacataatgATATTAATAATAGATAGTATTAATAGTTATAGTTCAATTTAATACCAATATATCAATAATGAAGGCAATTTTTTGAACAGTGATATGGAAAGTTATTTTATGGAATCAAACATTTGAATAGTATGCACATTTTAACGCCTTAATATTCTTCATAGCTCACTACGTACAGcatctatacaaaaaaatatacagcaagacaacaattttaataattttgctttggTAGTTTAGACcgtgattcctttttttttaattctcttaaaggCATTGTTTTGATATGTTTACCTTTTGATTTACtgataaatttgaatcagttgCAGGCGCATGAGCTTCAGAAATTGTAGCTgcataaaaatcatttaacaaaaatattcattagaaTATTAACCATTTCTTCAGGATTCACTACTAATACGCGGGAAGGACCAACTGTACTGGCAGATGATTGACTCATATTTCGAGAAACGTGGGTGTAAATTTTGCAAGCCTTAtctctttctaaaaaaaatatatcttaaaacgttaataatcaagttaatgtacagaattcctgaaaataaaaccatgaatccaacgaacaaatttggacaaccacctaaaaattttcctattgtaatttgaaaaaatgtaacaattttcctaaaaatgaaaagaaaaaaattattttttcgacaaaaaataaaaaaagaggtaaGAAATACGAGAAGGAAACCAactaaattcctttttttcttttttatttcttttcactttttaattttaattttatttgtaaaaaataatcaccaacgtttcagcAATCACACAGCACCCtcatcaaggcaagaaaaattgtGGTTGCCCAAATTTAGACgtagatttttggttttattttcaggaattacgCACATTAAAGATGTATTTCatcattatgaaaattaaatggaaaattaaaaactcttcagcTTATTTTTAAATGTCCGTTGAAACATCTGATTAAAACactctcaattaatttttttaaatatctactgATACACATACTGTTTTCCATCATTTCAGAAAATTAGTGACACTTTTCCTTTTCCTAACTGATGGACTAGGAAATAAGAGTTGGAACTGCGCCTTTTTTTAGCCGTCTTTTATTGTTTATAGCTTTCCACGTGTTAAACTCAAAATGTACCTGCAGTCATAAAAAAATAAGGTACATCTCAGACTTTTATgagattatttattgaaaattaaaatcttacctGGCAAACAGCAAATTTCGAGTGAGGTATCCAATCATCAAGATTGATACTTTCTATCCATAATTATTCAAGCTTAGGATCTTTTGGCCTTTCTCTTAAATGCAAACCTTTGCCAGAACTATTACGGCAGTGAAGGACACAAgacaacgtttttttttcaaacaaacactaTGCCATAATTTGATGCGTCACAGGAAAGAATCAGAAAGCAAGTACTGTTGCGATCCTTTTCGATTTCTATGTGAAGTCTGCTACCGGTTTTTTCCTAACGCTTTCTCTTTCCAAAGGTTTCCGAACTTTTACCGAAGTGTTGTGCAGCGTATACTTCGTTCTGAACCTTTTCGATTTCTTTTCGTATAAATGCCGCAGTGCCCCAATAGCTTATTCCGAATTCTCGCCTGTGGCCCACTGTTTATGTTCGTTCCTCATGTTTCCTCATGTatatttgtgaataaataaatataataaataaatttgtaataaatttattcaattctaaaaaagaagaaaaaaatatttagcaaagtaGCTTCACTTTCAACTATAAGTTGTTATATTGTCAATAAGAAAGGATGAAAAAGATTAATCATCAATCTGACAGCTgtgatttctaacaaaaaagaagaattttcaataaaacagttaaaatttcaactgaaaatattgattttctaataaaattgcaaaattttcaccaaaataataaaagtaactataatttttgaattgtttcctGTGTCCTAATGTTATTTATTCTCTATTGAAAATAAACGGTCATATGAAGGTTTTCCTGAAAACCTagaaatagtttttgttttgtattgtaaaaaaatgtacaaattttgaaGCATCACTTGGCTGCATTTCTATAttgacactttaaaaaaaaaagattaactccAGAAATAACTGCACAAAGACCATTTGTAACAAAACATTtgttttgcatatattttttgttagctCTAAAACAATTATCGAACATCATTTGCTGAGGTTGAAGCGCTCATTAGACATCTAATCCagtaaaaaactggaaaaataaatCGGAAATACCCGGAACGATTTAACTAGCTGGACATTCGGAAATCATCAGTAAGTTCGATGTTCGGAAAAGAAATCGGTAGCAAGGTTCAGATACATTACGGAAAGGCTCGGAATCAATTACTAGTCTATAAGAAGACTCTCTAAACATTTCCATTTTTCGATAGGGTTAAGAGCATGAGTATGGTAACGATGGCTAGACATATAACAAACCTAGGTCGAAGGTCACCTGATTTCATATACAAGAACATAAATTGGAAACTCATTAAAAAAGTgtctttacgacaatttttttcatttctttccaaGCGAGAAACTTTAAATTtgctattaggtattttcaattctattttacTGGTTCCAAAAATAAACCATGCCTTACGATTTCTGTTTAACTTTACACTTTCCTGCATTCGCatcttaattctttaattaatgtCACTTCTCTTGTATCCTCCATATAAGTCCCCACCTGAAAAACATAGGAATCCATATGGGATCCTTTATGAGCTCCTGCCTCAAATTACGATctgagataggaaaataagatgGGATtttatatactaggcagtctgataagtacctgaaaattctaagagatggcattagtattcacttatgtgaaccattttcgtcgagcttgatccttcaaatgacgcctgtcaaaacttcag
This region includes:
- the LOC117182047 gene encoding uncharacterized protein LOC117182047, producing the protein MIGYLTRNLLFARIRYHKSHMKIHRMTRRRTQQRKIHVTAEENVTESYLVGVIADNVIDLLPKQEQKIKALKIGLQKALNEESKLERDRHPTYKNILQTRVWKYRLW